CAGACGATGTTTTGATATTCACTCAATATATGGCCATCATTCTATAAAATATTCTGGACAGGACGGATTTTTTATTTAAAACCGTATATTCGTGCCCACTTTTACAATGGGAACATGTGGTAAAAATATAATGTGAGATCGTGATGGTTATATTACTTTAACACACCTGAAAGAGCTTCTATATGATAGCGAAACATTAGCAGTGGTGAAAAATTCATCGTAAAATGTAGTACTTTAGTTTAATGACTAACGGACCACCTTTTCGGTCCTATGTGaccataatgaaatgaatttaatgAATACCGACGCCAAAAACACCATTCTTCGCTGTCGATAAGTTGAAGATAATACCCACCCCTGTCTGTCATCGATGTTAACCTCAATTTGTCATTTTTCCCAAACTGCGTTTGACAGACgtcaaaatctcgaatttctggaGCTTTTTTGTTTTCCGATCTCGCTCCTAGGTCGAGAGTATTTGCTAGACTCGCTTATTTGTCGTTCGTTTGGTATTGTGTGTGAGGATACCTCACTGCGAGGTGAACCCAAAAAACAACCGTAACccggaaattaaaaaaaaagagttACAAATCGAATCTCCGTTTTCTCGTCTTTGAATCGACCTCCATCCGCGTATCTTCTCAAAAATAAACACAATCGTCGCGATCTCGATGGAGAGGCAAAATAGAAACGTATCGGGCGATGAATTATAAACGAAACTCAGCATGGGCtgggtggaattttatttacttgCAAGAGTTTTTCATGCGACCACGTATATGATAGGTATCCAGCAGGTTCAAAGTCGGATATTTTTAGATGAAGTAAGTGAAATTGGATAAACATGTGAGGTAACCTTGTAGGCTACGGAAAGACATTTTCATTATTGGAAATTATGTTTGTTTTCCTCGCAGATTGTTGTGTCGGTCGGTAAACTTTTCTTGTAAAATTCATGTCTTCCAAAGGTGCAGCTATCAGTGTTGTATCTTTACAAGTGAGATAACCACACAGTATAATCAGTATACTTGATGCTGATGAGTAGAAAAGGAGAGATTGAACGAAAGGCCTGctcatttcatgaaatattgaaaaatgctgcATCCACTTTCTCAAGTTCCTGATGGCAATCTTTTGTCTCTTGCttattgaattatttctttcaatttccGTCAAATATGAGGCGGACCTTGACCAGATCTACCCAATTTCGAATAGAAAAGTTTTTCCTTCGAGGTTCAGGAAAAGATCAACGTGCAAATGAGCGCAAATATTTCAAACATGTGTTTGTTCTCAAAAACGTAATATATGTGTCTGACATTggtttttttctaaaaatacGGGGTGCGTGTTACTATTTTAAGAGTGACCTCAACACTTTTTTATAAATCCGGGACCTTGAGCGAAAATTGAGCGCTAAACCAATGGAAAATTGATTTGGAATTGATCGATGTTGAGATGAATCCAGGTATATTTGGGATTGCCCAACTTTTTATGTCATTTCAGGGTGGAAGATTTCATTAAACTGCAACCTTAACTCGATTTTGAATACCTACCGAAGATTTTAATTTTCTGCGTTACTTTTTACCAACTCTGTTTATATCTCGTTAATTATACGTATTTATTGTGTTCTCTATTCTTATTCAGGACCTCTAGTTTTGAGTGCAAGATGAAATCATCGAAATGTAACTCAGGTACTATAAACgtgaataaatattttcttcTGTTCATGATTCATTTCTAATATTAGATTTCAGTCCGCACAATATGATTGTTGAATCATAAATGCTTCATGCTTCAATATATTGATCCAGATCGACAATAATTGGTGTATTAGGTACTCAGCGAACTTAAAACATAATTTGACGCTCCGATCATTAAAGACAAAACAGAATCGTACTTATTTCGAAATAAACGAAATATCTGCTCAGACCTTTTCTGGATATCTCCAGTGTCTGAGCCTATATAGCATGGACAGTAAATGTAGGTATCCAGAAAAAATCGTGACTTGAAGAATAATTGAATCCCAAGGTAATATATAGCTCTACGTTTTTTATGGGCTTTAGATTTTTCACCATTATCTGAGTAATATCTGAAATACTGAAATAAGAGtagaaataatttgaaattaataattTGAACGAAACACATGGATCATTTCTGGAATGTTTcagaaaaatcattcaatttcaACTGATACCATCCGGAGAATATCAACAGTAATTGCATTCTATAAGCGCATTCCATTGGATAATTGATAATGCAATAATCAAGAATTTCCAGCAGAATTACATAACTGAATAATAGCATCATTTGAATTTGTAATATCCGACTAAAAATAAAACAACTCGCGAAAATATAAAGCTTCATGAAGTGTTCGAAAACTCTGAAATTCTTGATGTTTCCGAAACAATACGCTGAACGCATTCGTTTGACAGTAACACTAATATTTAATTGTATACTTAATTTTCCGTATCCTCATTTACATTCCTGATTACGGTACTACTGATTGTTCattattcatttttgttttAAAAAATTTGGGAGTTTACGTTCGGTGGCATGACTAGCTATACAAATATTCTGCTCCTATTCGTTCACGATActctcatatacagggtgtccaaatatttatataaatgCCATTTGAGAACGCGACCCAAAATGAAcgtacagggtgacaattttaaaatttgccaggccaattatgttgCGAAttggatgttttcagagaaaattccgaaacaggtcaatttttattcggatggggacatatattttgagcagaattgtgagccgaaatctcctcaaccctaggcgtaggagctatcacccctatattctcaatagggaatagggggtgagctatacgctatacctcaattgaaagatcacttggtcctctacatgaatactatggtttgaaaatttttattgagtccttgaagcagttacaggggctgacactttgaaaaattaccaggccaattatgtctctacaaggatgttttcaaaaaaaatgcctgaacaggtcaatttttattcgcaggggggacatgtttctagcagaattgtaagctgaAATCttctcaatcttaggtgtaggggttatcacccctaaattcttaataacGAATAAaaggtgagctatacctcaattggaagtcAATAGTATtgtgtagagggacatattgtcttccaattgaggtttagctcaccctttATTCCCTatgaaaaatttaggggtgatagcccctatgcctaggtttgaggagatttcggtttacaattttgctcaaaatatgtccccctccctttaaaaattgacctgtttcagctTTTTCTTTGAGAACATCCTTGtcaagacataattggcctgcctagttttcaaattgtcaccctgtatgtggTATAGAAGAAGAAAGAAGTTGGTTACAGGTTTCTCGTTGAATTTTGTGAAGTGCATCTGAGAATCTTGATTCAACCAGATTCTCTTTGTGGCAAAAATTCGACGGAAATGTAACGTTGCAATTTGGTTTCGAAGTAACATTGCTGAGATACGAATTCTGAACAATTCTGAAGCATTTGGACAAAAGGATAAAACACTCTTGTTGATCCTTACAAAACACCTTACAAAAACCTTAACTTAAGGAGCATTTTTTTCGAACGCTCCTTACTTCTTAGTCTAGAGACTCTATTGACCATTAAACCCAAAGAACATAGGTTCCCAATCTCAATCCAAAACAAAATTACAACGAATCGCTGAGCTTATATTCGGACCGTTCGACAAACATCTCCCCAAGCCGAAAACTACGcatcaaaacatgaaaatataggAGATTCGATCATTTCGCGAATAATAAAATGCAGATCGCAGAGGCCCACCAAACCGACGCGCAAAAAACGTGAAGCATTTCGCCAGAAGCAGCGGACCAGACGTGTTTTCGCGACGTCTACGCCGTGGAAAGAACGCTCCCTCTGTCTGGACGCCCGTTGCCAAATTTCAATGTTACGTTCAAGGTCAGAAGTCAACAATTCGTTACATAAGGGGCCAAGGTTACATCAGTAGAAGCCGCTTTTTCCAACGTGTTGTTtacgaattttcaattattttatttctattcAACGGATCGGAATTGGCATGTCCTAATTGAATTTTGTTTCGCGTCGGTGATAACTTCCTGTTTATTTTCGGCGGTTTTGTCGTCATTCCAACGACGCAGGTTGCACAGAAAGGAGGATGTCAGTCAATAACATACACTCTCCCTTTGTATCTAAAGGTTGTCGCGCATGAGCTATTTTCAAATAACGAAAAAATTCGTTCTGTGCCTGAAAACCGTGCTTGCGCCACCGTAGGATTCCCAGAATGAAAATACGTAAACGCATAGATGACATCAATCTCTATTCCCCACCAACttgaactttttcagcagactACACTAGTAATTATTGCGAATTCTTAAATCCTTGACAGTTTCCATCGAACTCTAGAGATACCCAGTATAGGATACACAAATCATCAGCTTCGCAAGCTATAGCTCAGAAATAATATTATTGGGACTGACATCTGCTCTTTAGAAGGGTCCACTCCTTATCTCAAATAGCTTGGGGCCTCATCAAGTCTGAATCCTGCCCTGAGATATCCACAAAATAGTATAGGAGAAACACTAAACCAGAATATCAATCTTACATATACATTCCCGTTTATTTCTGTCTTATGGCATCTTTTACTATAGCACTGAGGGTGGTTaacacgggcgtagccaggggggggttttgggggttcaaaccctccccgaaataatataggtacataatatCAGTTTCAAAGAGTCTCAATTTTTATGTCACATTcagaaaaatttcttttcaagCCCCCCCCTGAAATTCAACCCTGACTACGCCCATGGTGGTTAATACTATAGTACACCCATTATGGAGAGAGCACAGCAATATGTACGTCGAGCCGACAGAGATAGCCGATACAGTGTCCGACCTCTTTGTCTTCCAGGACCGTAATTGTAGCACTGGGGCACCTTTTTCTTTTTAGGAATTAaacgttttattattttcatggtTACGATATTGTCCATCCTGTTTCCAATTTTCTTACGAATATGTGCTGGGTTCAAGGATTTTTGCAGTCGTGGAAAATCGAAATTAGGTCGTCTATCCTTACGTTTCTCGTGAATTCGAAAGAATCGCGTTTTGCTAcgattcttcaatatttttaacATTTCCTCCTACACGCTCTAGTGACCGGAACTAGACGGATTTCGTAACCAGGGCCGGCAGAGCGGTTCATTCAACTGGCTTCTGATCACCTGCCAGTTCATTTCCTGCCGAATCAACGTCATCGGCGTGTTCTAGAAAATTTAAATAGATCTTTCGAAATGATTTCTTAGGTgagaaatcaagaaaaaatttgtttatcaCTTTGAAAAAAAACGATACAATGGAATTAAACATTACGTATCTGATATAAAGAAGCGATACGAAGACTTGTGCGAAAGTATTTTGGTCAACCAGTAATGATCTTAGATCATACCTTGTTGTCCAGACCAGTCTATGAGTCACGAGACAGTATTTGGTGAAGATAAGTAGGCTTTTCCATATTTAAAGTTTGGGATTGATCGTACAGATGATGATGCTCCAACACAGGATAATTCATGGCTATGCCAAAAGCATAATTTCGATATCTCAGTTTCTTGCAGACTtttatataattcaataaaaatgtgAGTGTACACGGTTAATTTCTGAAATCTCACCAGAATAGATCTTATCTCAAGTGATTTTCCTCGAAACTAGACGTGATCTGGCAAACAGTCAACGCTCATTTCTACAAGACAGGTCCAAAATTAAAACGGAGGTCAACGGATTTTCCGTAAACTTATAAATAAAAAGGGTCTCCGTGTTAGAGACAGAATTAGAGCTTGGCTCAGCTTCGCGGAAATGTGTTCAGCCATCATCCAACGAATTATGAGAATAACGGGTCTATTAAATGAGTTGTACAGTTTTGAATTGGTACAGCGAAGAAAAATTTACTACCGATTATTAGTCGAAAAAGGGGTTAAATCAAACGAAAAATCCAGTCGTTCTAGCTTTTTATTGCTAACCGATACTCATGTAGCGAGCGATGTCTACATACCCGTAATCTGCTTCTAAATACTTCTTCTGATAAAATAACATGGAATGAAACAATACAAGGCAGTATATAAGTACAACAATCTTCTATGATCTGTCAAATAACATACATAGATAACCTCAAAAGTCAAAACAATGTCAATGTCCACTTATCAACACATTCTCGGATATAAACTGCTTCAGTTCTTCGTACGCCACTTCTAAGACATCATTCACGATTATTTTATCGAAATTTCCTGGTTGCATGCCGTATTCCATCTCGATGTGGGCCGTGTCTAGTCGTTTCCTCAGACTGTCCTCCGTTTCTGTTTTTCTGGCACGAAGACGCTCCTCTAAAACAGCCAAAGATGGCGGTTTGATGAAGACATACCACGGGTTGAGATCGGTCTGTTTGATTTGTCGCACACCATTGACTTCGACGTCCAAAATGCATATTTTTCCTTCCTCGGCGATCTTCCTGACCGATTCTTTGCTGGTGCCGTAGAGGTTACCGCTAAATTTGGCGGACTCTATGAATTTCCCTTCCGAAATGGCTTTTTCCATGTTGCTGGAGTCTGTGAAATGGTAGTGCACCCCGTCTACTTCCCCTGGTCTGGGTTTACGCGTGGTGTGACTCACACTCAAACTGAACCTGTCGGGGTATTCCTTGAGGATCCTTTGGAGGAGAGTGCTCTTGCCGGAACCAGAGGGACCGCAAAGGACTAACGGACGCAGTTTTGAGATGGCGACGGCTTCTGCTGCCATCTTGGAAAGGCCTCtgtataaccaaattttgggaGATTAACGTTGGACTCTGCAAAAAAAGGAGGGGGCTGATTCaggttttcaattttcattataGAAGTATGGGCAGTTGAAATTAATTTGTTCTTAAACGCCGGTGATACCCCAGTTTGCAGCATGACTCTAGACAGCTAGTAGTCTGGTCGATAACTCCTGTCTGGGCAAAGTTAATTCATCAAGGAAATTGCAAGAATGGATAGATTCCTCGACAGCATTTGAGCAAACTCGCCTAACACAGACCTATAAAAGGTTTGAGCTTTTGAGCACTTGTTAACAAGCGCAGAGCTTATAGACGAATAATTTGTTGTGCTTAGTAGTATACTATATACTGATAGGTGGGCCTCAATACAATAGTGGTTTATCAGGTTTATCTATTTCGTTAAACTATTCTAGAATAAACGATTTCGCCAGCAAAGAGCGGTGGTAGTAATCTGAAGGATACAATAATATTGCTGCATGGGAAAATATCAAGGTCAATCAGGGACATACATCCTGTTGATTTTGCAGCCTCGATTTTAGAGGGGTTGCGTTCCCCTTCATAGTTTTTCATTCTTAGATTAGCGTTTGATCGCGAGAGATTCAAAGGGTAGCATGAATGGATTCGTGAGGGTGACACGATGAAAGGGCTTGATTGTAGAGAACATCAACGCAAATTCGTTTTGAACCGAAAAAGATTCCACTCCAGTTGTGTGCAACTAGTGGAGTAGCCTGTTTTTATACTAATAACCTACTACCAACATTCCTCATGACGTATCACCTAATATATTAGGTGAATAAAATATGTTATGAGTATTTTATGTGATA
Above is a window of Coccinella septempunctata chromosome 5, icCocSept1.1, whole genome shotgun sequence DNA encoding:
- the LOC123313864 gene encoding guanylate kinase; this encodes MAAEAVAISKLRPLVLCGPSGSGKSTLLQRILKEYPDRFSLSVSHTTRKPRPGEVDGVHYHFTDSSNMEKAISEGKFIESAKFSGNLYGTSKESVRKIAEEGKICILDVEVNGVRQIKQTDLNPWYVFIKPPSLAVLEERLRARKTETEDSLRKRLDTAHIEMEYGMQPGNFDKIIVNDVLEVAYEELKQFISENVLISGH